A genomic segment from Salmo trutta chromosome 38, fSalTru1.1, whole genome shotgun sequence encodes:
- the LOC115177806 gene encoding zinc finger protein 239-like, which yields MTSLSYSLTSKEEEVSWPDKEALGLNIIVKEEEEEDFTVKGQEGEEEDAVFGVKKEAVTVKEEEEDFKIIKEEEEAITLKEEVIVKGEEEPFRVDEEEEDISIKEEDVLGVEEEIETEDLIDTRERPGSNSDSGKSSSVAPDSETPKPARQHHCSHCGKSFWWLGHLRHHKRTHTGEKPYQCSQCGKRFTMLGNLKQHERTHTAERPFKCSKCGKSFTWLRYLNKHEEIHLVGRKTCQCSQCGKRFTTLGYLKTHKRIHSGEKPYQCSQCGMTYNQLGNLKSHERIHTGEKPFQCSQCGKRFTGSKNLKLHVRIHQDKHTNTQEGKEEEEKTYHCSHCGKTFSRSEDLKSHERIERLCSDLCF from the exons atgaccTCACTAAGCTACTCCCTCACTTCTAAAGAAGAAGAGGTCAGCTGGCCGGATAAAGAAGCTCTGGGGTTGAACATTATCgtaaaagaagaagaagaggaggattttACAGTGAAAGGACAGGAAGGTGAAGAAGAAGATGCAgtgtttggagtgaagaaggaggctgtcacagtgaaagaagaggaggaagatttcaaaataataaaggaggaagaggaggctattACATTGAAAGAAGAAGTTAtagtgaaaggagaggaagaacCTTTTAGagtggatgaggaagaggaggatatctCAATAAAAGAGGAAGATGTCttgggagtggaggaggagattGAGACTGAAGATCTGATTGACACAA gagagagaccaggttccaactctgacagcgggaagagtTCTTCAGTGGCACCAGACTCAGAGACGCCCAAACCAGCAAGACAAcatcactgctcccactgtggaaagagtttttggTGGTTAGGGCACCTTAGACACcataagagaacacacacaggggagaagccctaccaatgctcccagtgtggaaagagatttaccatgttagggaacctgaaacagcatgagaggacacacactgcAGAAAGGCCTTTCAAATGTTCcaagtgtggaaagagttttacatgGTTAAGGTACCTGAATAAGCATGAGGAAATACACCTAGTAGGGAGGAAGACCTGccaatgctctcagtgtggaaagagatttactACGTTAGGGTACCTGAAAACACACAAGAGAATACACtccggagagaagccttaccaatgCTCCCAATGTGGAATGACTTATAACCAGTTAGgtaacctgaaatcacatgagagaatacacactggagaaaagccCTTCCagtgctcccagtgtggaaagagatttactGGTTCAAAGAACCTGAAATTGCATGTGAGAATACATCAAGataaacatacaaatacacaggaggggaaggaggaggaggagaagacataccactgctctcattgcgGAAAGACATTTTCCCGGTCAGAGGACCttaaatcacatgagagaatagagaggctgtgttccGACTTGTGTTTTTGA
- the LOC115178457 gene encoding zinc finger protein 3 has product MSSQSYSPPASEEVCWTEKAALGMNIVVKEEEEEDITVIGMEEACRIKKEEEEAITLTGGEIPFVVKEEEGIQAVTVEEVEAFRIKKEMASSITLKEEPFGGKEESMTLKEEPFGVKEEEETEDPINTDPKTRQYAVFCPSQGSTVKEDIRKDMSFPLPGSPGRASPTAALLWGLKRVSVRLVDCRKTPGLSGTVRGKEEGDSDSSERPDSEGPEMSKPGRQHHCSQCGKSFTRLGSLKRHEGIHAGEETYHCSQCGKSFTRLFSLKRHEMIHTGEKPFHCSQCGKSFTRLWHLQMDERRHRGEKPFCCSDCGKSFTQLGSLKEHERMHTGEKPFNCSLCGKRFTHLGSLKGHESMHRGEKPFHCSHCGKSFTRLGHLKTHERIHTGEKPF; this is encoded by the exons ATGAGCTCAcaaagctactctcctcctgctagtgaagaggtctgctggacggagaaagcaGCTCTGGGGATGAACATTGTCgttaaagaagaagaggaggaggatattacAGTGATAGGAATGGAAGAAGCTTGTCGAAttaaaaaggaggaagaggaggcgatCACGTTGACCGGAGGGGAAATACCGTTTgttgtgaaagaggaagagggaatACAGGCTGTCACAGTGGAAGAGGTAGAAGCTTTCAGAATAAAAAAGGAGATGGCTTCCTCTATCACATTGAAAGAAGAGCCTTTTGGAGGGAAGGAGGAGTCCATGACATTGAaagaagaaccttttggggtgaaagaagaggaggagacagaagatCCGATTAACACTG ATCCAAAAACGAGGCAATATGCAGTTTTCTGTCCCTcccagggctctacagtgaaggAGGACATCAGAAAG GACATGTCTTTCCCTCTCCCAGGGTCCCCAGGTCGTGCCTCTCCCACTGCTGCCTTACTGTGGGGTCTGAAGAGGGTGTCTGTGCGGCTGGTTGACTGCAGGAAAACACCGGGTCTGAGTGGGACTGTGAGAGGAAAAGAAGAGGGAGATTCAGATTCAA GTGAAAGACCAGACTCAGAGGGGCCAGAGATGTCCAAACCAGGAAGacaacaccactgctcccagtgtggaaagagttttacccggttAGGGTCCTTGAAAAGGCATGAAGGAATACACGCAGGAGAGGAgacttaccactgctcccagtgtggaaagagttttaccaggTTATTTAGCCTGAAAAGACATGAgatgatacacacaggagaaaagcctttccactgctcccagtgtggaaagagttttacccggttATGGCACCTGCAAATGGATGAGAGAAGGCAcagaggagagaagcctttctgcTGCTCcgattgtggaaagagttttacccaatTAGGGAGCCTGAAAGAACATGagagaatgcacacaggagaaaagcccttcAACTGTTCACTTTGTGGAAAGCGTTTTACCCATTTAGGGAGCCTGAAAGGACATGAGAGCATGCATAGAGGAGAAAAGCCCTTCCACTGCTCacattgtggaaagagttttacccggttGGGGcacctgaaaacacatgagagaattcacacaggagaaaagcccttc